A region from the Aegilops tauschii subsp. strangulata cultivar AL8/78 chromosome 5, Aet v6.0, whole genome shotgun sequence genome encodes:
- the LOC109735932 gene encoding indole-2-monooxygenase, with amino-acid sequence MVSVQRMRGDMAQVLVIFSPEVLLSLLLCFLVVRRYYLARRSANNCEQLHDHGRRLPPSPPKLPLIGHLHLVGPDPHISLAELSRKHAGRDGLMLLRFGQVPNLVVSSPSAAEAVLRTHDHVFASRPPSIVADVLLSGPSDVALAPYGEYWRQARKLVTTHLLSARKVRALQGGREEEVRLVVAKLRAAAAARSAVDMTELLGAFTNDVVCRAVSGKFFREEGRNELFRELIAANVAAIGGFNLEDYFPSLAKVGLLRRVVLARTCRLKKRWDELLDKIIDDHATKSPWLVGGVHHQHDEQDQDRDLVDILLSLQHEYNLTRDNVKVILMDMFAAGTDTSSIVLEFAMAELMRKSHLMAKLQAEVRSKTPKSQKTVKEDDLSGMPYLKAVVKETLRLHPPAPLLLPRLTMAECDDVNGYMVPAGTRTIVNTWALCRDTESWGEKAEEFWPERFMDGAKAAADFKGRDFQFLPFGAGRRICPGMGFGLVTVEIMLANLVYCFDWELPDGMREEDVDMADMFGVTMRRKEKLVLVPRIPQDANI; translated from the exons ATGGTTTCTGTTCAGAGGATGCGAGGCGATATGGCTCAAGTACTCGTCATCTTCTCTCCGGAAGTTCTGCTCTCACTCTTGCTCTGCTTCCTCGTAGTACGCCGCTACTACTTGGCAAGACGATCCGCGAACAACTGCGAGCAGCTCCATGACCATGGCCGCCGTCTCCCGCCGTCGCCTCCGAAGCTCCCTCTCATAGGCCACCTGCACCTCGTCGGCCCCGACCCGCACATCTCCCTTGCCGAGCTCTCCCGGAAGCACGCCGGCCGAGACGGCCTCATGCTCCTCCGCTTCGGCCAGGTGCCCAACCTCGTCGTCTCCTCCCCGAGCGCCGCCGAGGCCGTCCTGCGCACGCACGACCACGTCTTCGCCTCCCGCCCGCCGTCCATCGTCGCGGACGTCCTCCTCAGCGGCCCCTCCGACGTCGCCCTCGCCCCCTACGGCGAGTACTGGCGGCAGGCCAGGAAGCTCGTTACCACCCACCTGCTGAGCGCCCGGAAGGTGCGCGCGCTCCAGGGCGGCCGCGAAGAGGAGGTGCGCCTTGTGGTGGCCAAGCTCCGGGCGGCCGCGGCCGCGCGCTCCGCCGTCGACATGACCGAGCTGCTCGGCGCCTTCACCAACGACGTCGTGTGCCGCGCTGTGTCCGGGAAGTTCTTCAGGGAGGAAGGCAGGAACGAGCTGTTCCGGGAGCTCATCGCCGCGAACGTGGCCGCGATCGGCGGTTTCAACCTGGAGGACTACTTCCCGAGCTTGGCCAAGGTCGGTCTGCTCCGGCGAGTGGTGCTGGCCAGGACGTGCAGGCTGAAGAAGAGATGGGACGAGTTGCTTGATAAGATCATAGACGACCACGCAACCAAATCACCATGGCTAGTAGGAGGAGTACATCATCAACACGATGAGCAAGATCAAGACAGAGACTTGGTGGATATTCTCTTGTCTCTTCAACACGAGTACAATCTCACTAGAGACAACGTCAAGGTCATTTTAATG GACATGTTTGCAGCGGGAACAGACACGTCATCCATTGTCCTGGAGTTCGCCATGGCTGAGCTCATGCGGAAGTCACACCTCATGGCCAAACTTCAGGCCGAGGTGAGGAGCAAGACACCCAAGAGCCAGAAAACAGTCAAGGAGGATGACCTAAGCGGCATGCCATACCTCAAGGCCGTCGTGAAGGAGACGCTCCGGCTACACCCGCCGGCGCCGCTCCTCCTCCCGCGCCTCACCATGGCGGAGTGCGATGATGTCAACGGCTATATGGTACCGGCCGGGACACGCACCATCGTCAACACGTGGGCTCTCTGCAGAGACACCGAGTCCTGGGGTGAGAAGGCGGAGGAGTTCTGGCCGGAGAGGTTCATGGACGGGGCCAAAGCAGCTGCCGACTTCAAAGGGAGGGATTTCCAGTTCCTGCCGTTCGGAGCCGGGCGGAGGATTTGCCCTGGGATGGGCTTCGGGCTGGTCACTGTTGAGATCATGCTCGCCAACCTTGTCTATTGCTTTGATTGGGAGCTCCCCGATGGGATGCGGGAGGAGGATGTTGACATGGCTGACATGTTTGGAGTGACGATGCGTCGGAAGGAGAAGCTCGTTCTTGTCCCGAGGATACCACAGGATGCAAACATATAG
- the LOC109735940 gene encoding SART-1 family protein DOT2 — MGEKASESLPQGREEAPRTLEDAAAYGPLAFAESAAGNKRRGDVRQNKIVITEMDEFVLGLQLNAETCKQEAHDVFADEDDGAVSSSTLAEDDTSGAAARKKIGGTGDQVKDGEEGAVKPDEVLHEAEIGKGLAGALKLLKDRGTLDEGGGKTSDKKKSKPVGIKDGPKEIHIERTDEFGRVMTMKEAFRELSHKFHGKGPGKTKQEKRQRKYQDELKTKRMKSSDTPLMSAEKMREAQARSKPPYLVLSGNAKSRHAG; from the exons ATGGGTGAAAAGGCGTCAGAATCATTGCCCCAGGGCCGGGAGGAGGCTCCAAGGACGCTGGAAGATGCTGCGGCTTACGGTCCTCTGGCCTTCGCAGAATCGGCGGCGGGAAACAAGCGCCGAGGCGACGTGCGGCAGAATAAGATCGTAATCACAGAGATGGATGAGTTCGTGTTGGGCTTACAACTGAATGCAG AAACATGCAAGCAAGAAGCGCACGACGTGTTTGCGGACGAAGATGACGGCGCTGTGTCTTCAAGCACTCTAGCAGAAGATGACACAAGCGGGGCGGCGGCTAGGAAAAAGATAGGTGGCACTGGAGACCAAGTAAAGGATGGAGAAGAGGGAGCAGTCAAACCGGATGAGGTTTTACATGAAGCTGAAATTGGCAAAGGTTTGGCTGGTGCTCTGAAGCTTCTTAAGGACAGAGGGACACTTGATGAGGGTGGTGGAAAAACCAGTGACAAGAAGAAAAGCAAGCCTGTTGGTATCAAGGATGGACCAAAAGAAATTCACATAGAGAGAACTGATGAGTTTGGTCGAGTG ATGACTATGAAGGAGGCATTTCGGGAGCTTTCACACAAATTCCATGGCAAGGGCCCTGGCAAGACGAAGCAGGAGAAACGGCAGAGGAAGTACCAGGATGAGTTGAAAACCAAGCGGATGAAATCTTCCGACACGCCTTTAATGTCTGCCGAGAAGATGAGAGAGGCCCAAGCGCGCAGCAAGCCACCATACCTTGTTTTAAGCGGCAATGCAAAATCAAGGCATGCTGGCTAG
- the LOC120965404 gene encoding indolin-2-one monooxygenase isoform X1: MAQVLTIFSPEVLLLLLLCFFVVRRYYLARRSAKNCHDHGRRLPPSPPKLPLIGHLHLVGPDPHISLAELSRKHAGRDGLMLLRLGQVPNLVVSSPSAAEAVLRTHDHVFASRPPSIVADVLLSGPSDVALAPYGEYWRQARKLVTTHLLSARKVRALQGDREEETTRPTLLLPSSTTELTTPPTCQSNQASPP, encoded by the exons ATGGCTCAAGTACTCACCATCTTCTCCCCGGAAGTTCTGCTCTTACTCTTGCTCTGTTTCTTCGTCGTACGCCGCTACTACTTGGCAAGACGATCAGCGAAAAATTGCCATGACCACGGCCGCCGTCTCCCACCGTCCCCTCCGAAGCTCCCTCTCATAGGCCACCTGCACCTCGTCGGCCCCGACCCGCACATCTCCCTCGCCGAGCTTTCCCGGAAGCACGCCGGCCGCGACGGCCTCATGCTCCTCCGCCTCGGCCAGGTGCCCAACCTCGTCGTCTCCTCCCCGAGCGCCGCCGAGGCCGTCCTGCGCACGCACGACCACGTCTTTGCCTCCCGCCCACCGTCCATCGTCGCCGACGTCCTCCTCAGCGGCCCCTCTGACGTCGCCCTCGCCCCCTACGGCGAGTACTGGCGGCAGGCCAGGAAGCTCGTCACCACCCACCTGCTGAGCGCCCGGAAGGTGCGCGCGCTCCAGGGAGACcgcgaggaggag actacgagaccgacgctgctgctgcccagttcgactacggagttgacgacccctcctacttgccagagcaaccaggcaagccccccctga
- the LOC120965404 gene encoding indolin-2-one monooxygenase isoform X2, whose protein sequence is MAQVLTIFSPEVLLLLLLCFFVVRRYYLARRSAKNCHDHGRRLPPSPPKLPLIGHLHLVGPDPHISLAELSRKHAGRDGLMLLRLGQVPNLVVSSPSAAEAVLRTHDHVFASRPPSIVADVLLSGPSDVALAPYGEYWRQARKLVTTHLLSARKVRALQGDREEEMLESRS, encoded by the exons ATGGCTCAAGTACTCACCATCTTCTCCCCGGAAGTTCTGCTCTTACTCTTGCTCTGTTTCTTCGTCGTACGCCGCTACTACTTGGCAAGACGATCAGCGAAAAATTGCCATGACCACGGCCGCCGTCTCCCACCGTCCCCTCCGAAGCTCCCTCTCATAGGCCACCTGCACCTCGTCGGCCCCGACCCGCACATCTCCCTCGCCGAGCTTTCCCGGAAGCACGCCGGCCGCGACGGCCTCATGCTCCTCCGCCTCGGCCAGGTGCCCAACCTCGTCGTCTCCTCCCCGAGCGCCGCCGAGGCCGTCCTGCGCACGCACGACCACGTCTTTGCCTCCCGCCCACCGTCCATCGTCGCCGACGTCCTCCTCAGCGGCCCCTCTGACGTCGCCCTCGCCCCCTACGGCGAGTACTGGCGGCAGGCCAGGAAGCTCGTCACCACCCACCTGCTGAGCGCCCGGAAGGTGCGCGCGCTCCAGGGAGACcgcgaggaggag atgctggagtccaggagctag